From the Cyanobium sp. M30B3 genome, the window CGGTGAAACCCTGCTGGATCGGGAAGGGAAGACCAGCCGGATCCGGGCTCCAGATCATCCCGGGAGCCGAACCGGTGGTGTTGGGCAGCAGCTCGGAACCCACGGGCAGCAGGGCCTGGCGGCGCAGGCTGGGCGTCACGGGCCGGCCCCGGGCCGCCAGCTTGGCCTGGATGTCAGCCCACACCTCCGGGCGCTCGGCCAGGGGGGTGTTGAAGGCGGCGGCGATCGCCTCGGTGGTGAGGTCGTCAGGGGTGGGGCCGAGGCCGCCGGTGGTGATCAGCAGCCGGCAGCGGCCCGCCGCCTCGCGCACGGCGGCGATCACGCGATCGCGGTTGTCACCCACCACCTGCTGGCGGTGGTGGGCGATGCCCAGGGCCGCCAGCTGCTCGGCGATCCAGCGGGCATTGCCGTTGGTGATGTTGCCCAGCAGCAGCTCGCTGCCGATGCAGAGAATCTCAGCGCTCATCGCCGCGGTCAGCCCACAGATCAGGGTTCATCGGCCTGCTGCAACTGACGCCGGGTGCTCACCAGCACCCAGATCAGCACGGCCGTGGCCAGGGCCAGCCAGAGAAAGCGCATCTCGGCATTCACCAACACCAGGGCCAGGGCCGCCAGCCACTGGGTGAAGGCATAGATCAGCAACACGGTATGGCGGTGGCTGAGCCCGGTGCGCAGCAGGCGGTGATGAAGGTGACGACGGTCGGGATAGAAGGGCGATCGCCCCTCGCTGAGGCGGCCCATGATCACCGCCGACATGTCGGCCAGGGGCAGGGAGAGGATCAGCAGGGGGAGCAGCAGGCTGACGCTGGTGAGGCCCTTGGCCGGGCCCACGATGCTGATCGCCGCAAGAGAAAAGCCCAGAAAGTAGGAGCCGCCATCGCCCATGAAGATGCGGGCGGGATTGAAGTTGTGGCGCAGGAAACCCAGACAGCTGCCGGCCAGGGCCGCCGCCAGCAGGCCCGCCGCGGGCTGGTCGAGGCTGAAGCTCACCGACAGCAGCCCCACGGCGGCGATGCCGCTCACGCCCGCAGCCAGGCCATCGAGGCCATCGAGCCAGTTGATGGCGTTGGTGATGCCCACCAGCCAGATCACCGTGGCCAGCACACTCAACCAGTCCGGGAGGGAGAGCAATGCCGGAGCTGCGGCAACGCCCCCGAACGGCAATTCAATGCTGCCGATGCGCACCCCTTCGGACCACACGGCCAGGGAGACGGCCAGCTGGAGAGCCAGCCGGGGCAGGGGGGGCAGGGCGAACAGGTCGTCGGCCAGGCCGATCGAGAAGAAGCAGAGGCAGCCGGCGAGCGTGGTCCAGATCAGGCGGTCCTTGCTGGGCTCCAGCTCGGCAAAGCCTCCCAGCAGCCAGGTGAGGGCCAGGGCCACGCTGAAGCCCAGCACAATGCCCACTCCCCCCAGGCGCACCATCGGCCGGGTGTGCTGCTTGCGGGCGTCCGGGGTGTCGATGAAGCCCCAGCGCAGGCCACAACGCCGCACCACCGGGACGATGAGGGCGGTGAGCAGGGTGGCCACCACAAAGGTGAGCAGAGCTGCAGCGTTGGGGCTGTAGGCGAGAGTCAAGACGGCTGGCTGACGCAAACCCCGCAGGGGCAGGCTGAGGCCGCCACCCTACGGGCGAAACGTGGAATCAGGCGTGCTGCAGCTCACGGGCTGGGGCATACAACGGGTAGCGCTCGCACAGGGCAGCCACCCGCTCACGGCAGCGCTGCTCAATGGTGGTGTCCTCGGGATTGAGCAGGCGATCGGCGATCACATCGGCCACCTCGCGGAAGGCGGCCTGATCGAAGCCGCGGGTGGTGCAGGCGGCGGTGCCCAGGCGCAGGCCGCTGGTGACGAACGGCGACTGGGGATCGAAGGGCACCGTGTTCTTGTTGGCGGTGATGTGCACATCGCTCACCAGCAGATCGGCCACCTTGCCGGTGATGTTGATGCTGCGCAGATCGAGCAGCACGATGTGGTTATCGGTGCCGCCGCTCACCACGGCGATGCCGCGCTCCTGGATGCGCTCGGCCAGGGCCTGGGCATTGGCCACCACCTGCTGGGCGTAGGCCTGGAAGCTGGGCTGCAGGGCTTCGCCGAAGGCCACGGCCTTGGCCGCGATCACGTGCTCGAGCGGACCGCCCTGGCTGCCGGGGAACACGGCCTTGTCGAACTGCCTGGCGAACGCGGCGTCGCGGCAGAGGATCAGGCCGCCGCGGGGGCCGCGCAGGGTCTTGTGGGTGGTGGTGGTGACCACGTCGCACACGGGCACCGGGTTGGGGTGCACGCCGGCGGCCACCAGGCCGGCGATGTGGGCCATGTCGGCCAGCAGGTAGGCGCCCACCTCATCGGCGATGGCGCGGAAAGCCGCAAAATCAATCGTGCGGGGATAGGCGGAGTAGCCGCACACGATCAGCTTGGGCTTGTGCTCCAGGGCCAGCTGGCGGATGGTGTCGAAGTTGAGCTGCTGGGTGTCAGGGTCGACGCCGTAGTGCACGGCCTTGAACCACTTGCCGCTCACGTTCACCGGCGAGCCGTGGGTGAGGTGGCCGCCGTGGCTGAGGTCCATGCCCAGGATCGTGTCGCCGGGCTGCAGCAGGGCCAGGAACACGGCGAAGTTGGCCTGGGCACCGCTGTGGGGCTGCACGTTGGCCCAGGCGGCGCCGAAGAGCTGTTTGGCCCGCTCGATCGCCAGCTCCTCGATCGCGTCCACGTGCTCGCAGCCGCCGTAGTAGCGCTTCGACGGCAGGCCCTCGGCGTACTTGTTGGTGAGCACCGAGCCCTGGGCCTCCATCACGGCGCGGGAGGCGAAGTTCTCGGAGGCGATCAGCTCCAGGTGGGTCTGCTGGCGCTCCAGCTCCTTGCCGATCAGGGCCGCGATGGCGGGATCAGCGGCCGCCAGGGGCTGGTTGGTCGCGGCGAGATCAGCCATCGGTTCTGGAATGCGTGGATGTCTTGAAGGGAATCGTAAGGAAGCGCGGGCGATCGAGCCGGTGCCGGAGGGCCTGGCGATCAGGATGAGTCCCGGACTGCTCACACGACAGCCGCCCGTACAAGGCTGCTGTGGCCGCGAACATCGGAAACGCCTCCCACCTGGAAGGGCGTGCCCGGAATGGATTGCCAACGCGCCTGGAGAGATTCGAACTCCCGACCCTCTGATCCGTAGTCAGATGCTCTAATCCGCTGAGCTACAAGCGCAGGTGTGGGCGCCATCGCGGCCACCTGGGCATTCTCACCGCATGGGGGGCCCTTCCGTCAACCACCACCCCAACCACCACCCCAGGCAGTCCCCCAGGGCGGCCGCGGCGGCCGGCTCCGGCGGCATGATTCAGGGAACGTTGCCGCCCCTCTCGCCATGCCGATCCGCTGGTACGGCCCGGCCGATCCCGCCGACCCCACCTACCGGCACTTCGAGCGGATCGTGAACCTCACCCTGCACGCCGCGCTGTTTTCCGCCCTCAACAGCGGCCTGTGGGTGGTGCAGGAGCTGCGCCACCCCTGGATCCATCTCAACTGGTTCACGCTGGGCTGGCTGGCCCTGCTGCTGGGGCACGCTGGGGTGGTGCTGGCCCTGCGACCCGGCCGCTCCCCGGAACCATGAGCCTCTCCGCCAACGATCTGCACGACCTGGAAGTGGCCCTGGCCGATCGGCTGTACGTGCAGATCGCCGGCTGGCATCTCTACCTGGGGGATGCGGGCCTGGCCCAGACCCTGGCCATTGAGTGCGCCGCCAGGCTCGACCAGGGCAGCGCGGTGTGTGCCCGCCAGGCCCTGGAGGCCGTGCAGGTGCCGATCGGCGGCGGTGCCACGCGGCTGCCCCTGGCCCGGCTGGTGCCCGCCGGCCAGTTGCGGGATCTGGAAGAGGTGCTGGAGCCGTTTTGCCGATAGGGTTGCGCCCATCGCCTGTGGGCCGCAGTGCTGCTGATTGAAGTCACAAATGCCCGGGAGGTGATCAGCCAGCGGATCGGCCGCCTGGGCAGCCGGCTGATCGGCAAGGTGGTGGACGCCGAGGCCCAGGTGGAGAAGGCCCTGATCCAGGAACTGGAGACGGCCTTCCGGGAATTCGGGATCGAGGCCCGCATCGCCTCCGTGGAGGGAGGAAAACTGCTGGGCCGATCCCACCTGGAACTGCCCCTGCAGGTGCGCGAGCTGCGCCAGGTGCGGGGTGGGGACTAGGCCAACGCTCAGCCCCTGCCCAGGCGCGGCAGTTTGGCGGTGACCTGGCTGATCACCTGCTGGGCCTCCGGCACCCGCAAGGCTCCGGCCATGGCGGTGTAGAGCAGCAGCCCGGCAGCGCCGCTGATGCCCGTCTGCCAGAGCCGCCCCAACAGATCAGCCGGCCAGGCCACCAGGGAGGCCAGAGCCCAGGCCACCAGGCCCGCCAGCAGGGCCGCGCCCAGCAGCAGCGTGGTGTCGCGCGCCCAGGCCAGCAGCGGCAGGCCGCCGAGGCGCTGGCGCAGGGCCAGCAGCAGGCCCAGGCAGGTGATCACGTTCACGGCCACGGTGGCAAGCACCAGCCCGGGGGCGCCGAAATTCAGGGCCGGCAGCTGCAGGCCCCAGGGGCTGGGGCCTCCCACCAGCAGCCAGTCGAAGACCACATTCAGGCCGATGCCGGCCACCGAGAAGCGAAACGGGGTGGTGCCATCGCCGAGGGCATAGAACACCCGCACCAGCACGTCCCTGGCCAGGTAGGCCGGCATCCCCACCCCGTAGGCCATCAGCAGCCCCCCCACCAGCACAGCCGCGCCGGCATCAAAGGCGCCGCGCTCGTACACCAAGGCCACGATCGGCCCAGCCAGCGCCACCATCAGCGCCCCCAGCGGCAGCATCGAGGCGTTGGAGAGCATCAGGCCCTGGCGGATCCGCCCCACCAGCTCAGGCCGATCGCCAGGTGCCGTGAGCCGGGCATACACCGGCAGCAGCGGCACCAGCAGCATGTTGGAGAGCAGCCCGAGGGGGGTCTGCACCAGCAGGTTGGCGTAGCCCAGACCGGCCGCAGCCCCCACGATCCCGGAGGCGAAGAACAGGTCGGTGAACACGTTGATCTGCAGCATCCCCGAGGAGAGGGTGGCCGGCCCCATCACCTGGAGCACCTCGCGCACACCGGGATGCTTCCAGTCCCACACCAGCTGCAGGCGGTGCAGGCCTTGCCGCGCCAGGGCGGGCAGCTGGATCAGCCACTGCAGCACCGCGCCCACCGTGGTGCTGGCGGCCAGTACGACGCCGCCCAACAAGGCCCACTTGGGCAAGACGATCGCGGGCCCCAGCCCCCACCACAGCAGCCCGATCCCGCCGATCACGGCCACGCTGGAGAGCAGGGGGCTCACCGAGGGCAGCCAGAACTCATCGGCGGCATTGAGGGCCCCGAAGCCGAGGCCGATCAGGCCGGCGAACAGGGCCATCGGTGCCATCCAGCGCAGCTGCTGCACGGCGATCGCATGGCGCTCAGGATCGAGGCCAGGGCCCACCAGCGTGATCAGCGGATCGGCCCCCACCAGCAGCAGGGCCGTGACCACCAGCAGGGCGGCGCCCACCAGGGTGTTGATCGCCGCCAGCACGTGGGCGCCCTCCTCCCGGGGGCGACGGGCCAGGGCCCCCACCATGGCGCTGTGGAAGGGGCCGTTGATCCCGCCGAGCAGGATCAGCAGAAAGCCCGGCAGCACGTAGGCATAGTTGTAGGCGTCATAGGCGGCACCCACGCCGAAGGCGGCGGCGATCACCTGCTGGCGCACCAGACCGGCCACCTTGCTCAGGGCGGTGGCCGCGGCCACGATCAGGGCGATACGGCGCAGGGATGGGGCCATGGCGGGCGGGGGACGGGCCCTCGGCCCGCGAACGGCTGTTGTTCGAGCGGCAGTATGGCCGCCGTCCACACCGAGCCAGAGCAGCATGTCCGCCGCCGAGCCCGCCACCGCCGAGCCCGCCAGCATCGAGCCCGCCACCGCCGTGCTGGACACCGGGCCGCTGGTGGAGGGGGTGCTGCTCAGGCGCTACAAGCGCTTTCTGGCAGACGTGGAGCTGGCCGATGGCACGGTTGTGACCGCCCACTGCCCCAACACCGGTCCGATGACCGGGGTGCTGCTGCCCGGCGGTCGGGTGCGGCTGCGCCACGACCCCTCTCCCACGCGCAAGCT encodes:
- a CDS encoding undecaprenyl/decaprenyl-phosphate alpha-N-acetylglucosaminyl 1-phosphate transferase — translated: MTLAYSPNAAALLTFVVATLLTALIVPVVRRCGLRWGFIDTPDARKQHTRPMVRLGGVGIVLGFSVALALTWLLGGFAELEPSKDRLIWTTLAGCLCFFSIGLADDLFALPPLPRLALQLAVSLAVWSEGVRIGSIELPFGGVAAAPALLSLPDWLSVLATVIWLVGITNAINWLDGLDGLAAGVSGIAAVGLLSVSFSLDQPAAGLLAAALAGSCLGFLRHNFNPARIFMGDGGSYFLGFSLAAISIVGPAKGLTSVSLLLPLLILSLPLADMSAVIMGRLSEGRSPFYPDRRHLHHRLLRTGLSHRHTVLLIYAFTQWLAALALVLVNAEMRFLWLALATAVLIWVLVSTRRQLQQADEP
- a CDS encoding serine hydroxymethyltransferase; this encodes MAAADPAIAALIGKELERQQTHLELIASENFASRAVMEAQGSVLTNKYAEGLPSKRYYGGCEHVDAIEELAIERAKQLFGAAWANVQPHSGAQANFAVFLALLQPGDTILGMDLSHGGHLTHGSPVNVSGKWFKAVHYGVDPDTQQLNFDTIRQLALEHKPKLIVCGYSAYPRTIDFAAFRAIADEVGAYLLADMAHIAGLVAAGVHPNPVPVCDVVTTTTHKTLRGPRGGLILCRDAAFARQFDKAVFPGSQGGPLEHVIAAKAVAFGEALQPSFQAYAQQVVANAQALAERIQERGIAVVSGGTDNHIVLLDLRSINITGKVADLLVSDVHITANKNTVPFDPQSPFVTSGLRLGTAACTTRGFDQAAFREVADVIADRLLNPEDTTIEQRCRERVAALCERYPLYAPARELQHA
- a CDS encoding DUF3181 family protein, which produces MSLSANDLHDLEVALADRLYVQIAGWHLYLGDAGLAQTLAIECAARLDQGSAVCARQALEAVQVPIGGGATRLPLARLVPAGQLRDLEEVLEPFCR
- a CDS encoding cytochrome-c oxidase encodes the protein MLLIEVTNAREVISQRIGRLGSRLIGKVVDAEAQVEKALIQELETAFREFGIEARIASVEGGKLLGRSHLELPLQVRELRQVRGGD
- the murJ gene encoding murein biosynthesis integral membrane protein MurJ encodes the protein MAPSLRRIALIVAAATALSKVAGLVRQQVIAAAFGVGAAYDAYNYAYVLPGFLLILLGGINGPFHSAMVGALARRPREEGAHVLAAINTLVGAALLVVTALLLVGADPLITLVGPGLDPERHAIAVQQLRWMAPMALFAGLIGLGFGALNAADEFWLPSVSPLLSSVAVIGGIGLLWWGLGPAIVLPKWALLGGVVLAASTTVGAVLQWLIQLPALARQGLHRLQLVWDWKHPGVREVLQVMGPATLSSGMLQINVFTDLFFASGIVGAAAGLGYANLLVQTPLGLLSNMLLVPLLPVYARLTAPGDRPELVGRIRQGLMLSNASMLPLGALMVALAGPIVALVYERGAFDAGAAVLVGGLLMAYGVGMPAYLARDVLVRVFYALGDGTTPFRFSVAGIGLNVVFDWLLVGGPSPWGLQLPALNFGAPGLVLATVAVNVITCLGLLLALRQRLGGLPLLAWARDTTLLLGAALLAGLVAWALASLVAWPADLLGRLWQTGISGAAGLLLYTAMAGALRVPEAQQVISQVTAKLPRLGRG